A genomic window from Agrobacterium tumefaciens includes:
- a CDS encoding putative quinol monooxygenase: protein MTNRTGAVRLSGFLRCASVEDIQLVETHLPEHLRLTRAEPGCISFDVTQTDDPLIWRVEELFVDRAAFDFHQQRTRASEWFAATSAIPRDYEITAVA from the coding sequence ATGACGAATAGAACGGGCGCAGTCAGATTATCCGGCTTCCTGCGTTGCGCATCGGTGGAGGATATCCAGCTTGTGGAAACCCATCTTCCCGAGCACCTTCGTCTGACCAGAGCGGAACCCGGCTGCATTTCCTTTGACGTCACTCAGACCGACGACCCTCTGATCTGGCGGGTGGAGGAACTTTTTGTCGATCGCGCCGCCTTTGATTTTCATCAGCAGCGGACGCGGGCATCGGAGTGGTTTGCTGCCACCTCCGCCATTCCACGGGATTACGAGATAACGGCGGTGGCGTGA